From the Drosophila sechellia strain sech25 chromosome X, ASM438219v1, whole genome shotgun sequence genome, the window aaatacatcTATAAAAATTCTTAATCAGCGCGCTAGAGTGTGCGCGAGAGCGAGAGGGCGCGCGGCGCCGAGGGAGATAGCGCGTGttacaaaatattaaatgaattgAATTCGATTGAAGGTCTCTGTAAAGCAAACGCTCCACGTTTGTGTGATTAAATGGGTACTATTCACAAAAAGCCTAGTAAGTGGTAATGTGAGAATggttaatttaaaatgaacTTTATTATCGTTCATAATTAGGCTAATAGCACTACTCACATTCGGTTTACTTACCATCAATACACTGTACTCATAGATAATGAAGATAATACCAGCGATCTGTTTACTTTGTATTAGGCACATGCTTTAAAGATACAGCTAAAGGCATACAAAGCAACTTCCGCCTTCGATTTGCAACGGTGACAGTTTTTTTAAATGCGTATTACTTTACAAAGTTTGTTCATAATATTTGTGCTAATTCTCAAAGTTAAAAGGGAAAGCAACAGTAGAGCATGTATTTCATTTATGCTAGCATGAGATACTTAACCTGCTAgatacataaaataaattgacTTTTTCTACTCAAAAAAGTCCGTAGAGTGTTTGCCCCATTATcgcgaacaaaaaaaaaggcgaaACGGGCCCCCTGATCGTAACCTTCGCCGGTTCCTAATCTTTCCTCTTCGTGGGGTGGCACCATTTATTTTGGGGTCTGAAACTTTTGGAGGAACAACAGCAGAAACAGAAGCGTATAAAAAACCGGGTGGTGCCAATATGCGTTCCATCATAAAGCCATCATAATCTCCGCCGGCCGTCGTAGCCTTGACTGATAAATGATAACGCCCTCATACATAGATGATAAGGCCAATGGTGTGGCATTAGTGCACTTAGATACAGCGTCTTGTCCAGGATCGGTTGGGTTTCGAGTGGGGCAGCGATAAGACGACTGGGAGTCGCGATTCGCGATTAGGGTATTCTGGCTGCGATGCGATAGGGATAGGGTAGTTCGCCGATCTGCACGTGGCCACCAACCGCAGCCTGTAATCCAAATGTTTCGCTTCTTCATTACCAGGTGAAACAGTGCCAGCAAGATGAGTCCGCCCCAACTTTTGAGCAAGGACTCCCCAGACATTGAGGTAGGTCCTGGGTCATGATTCCCTTACGTTGATAGTGAAACCCTTTTCGTAATTCCTAGGATCTGCTGTCGCTGAATCCGCGCGTGAAGACGCAGTGCTCCGTGGTGGCCACCAAGCAGACGAAGGAGAACAAGAAGCACTGGAAGCGCAATGCGGACCACGCTGCTCCGCCCTGCACCACTCTGGCCAACGACTTCTCGGACATCAAGCACACCACATTGTCGGAGCGCGGAGCTCTGGAGGAGGCGGCCAGGTGCCTCAAGTGCGCCGATGCTCCGTGCCAGAAGTCCTGTCCCACGCAGCTGGACATCAAGAGCTTCATCACGAGCATTGCCAATAAGAATTTCTACGGCGCCGCCAAGGCGATCTTCTCGGACAATCCGCTGGGCCTGACCTGCGGCATGGTCTGTCCCACCAGCGATCTCTGCGTGGGCGGATGCAATCTGCAGGCCTCCGAAGCGGGACCGATTAACATTGGTGGCCTCCAGCAGTTTGCCACCGAGGTGTTCAAGAAGATGGGCGTGAGACAGCGAAGGACACCGCAAGCGGAGGCCAATCCGCTGTCGCAAAAGATCGCCCTCGTGGGCGGCGGACCGGCATCGCTATCGTGCGCCACCTTCCTGGCCCGTCTGGGCTATCGGGATGTGACCATCTACGAGCGGAGAAGCTATCTGGGTGGCCTGAGTGCCGCTGAGATTCCCCAGTATCGTCTGCCCATCGATGCGGTTAACTTCGAGATCGATTTGGTTCGCGATCTGGGCGTACGCATCGAAACGGGTCGCTCGCTGGCCACCAAGGATCTGACCATCCAGGGACTCCTGTCCTCCGGCCATGATGCCGTCTTTGTGGGCATTGGCCTGCCGGAACCGAAGCTGAATCCCATCTTCGCTGGCCTTCAGCCCAGCAATGGTTTCTACACCTCGAAGAACTTCCTGCCCTTGGTGTCGGATGGCTCGAAACCGGGCTTGTGCGCCTGCAAGGCAGCCGCCGGCTTGCCCAAGCTCCATGGCAATGTGATCGTTCTGGGTGCCGGAGATACGGCCTTCGATTGCGCCACCTCGGCGCTGAGATGCGGAGCTCGGCGTGTGTTCGTAGTCTTCCGGAAGGGATCCTCCGGCATTCGTGCTGTGCCCGAAGAGGTGGAGCTGGCGCGTGACGAACGCTGTGAGCTGTTGCCATACCTAAGTCCACGCAAAGTGATAGTCAAGGATGGCCTGATCACCGCCATGGAGTTCTGTCGCACGGAGCAGAACGAAAACGATGAGTGGGTGGAGGATGAGGAGCAGACGCAGCGCTTGAAGGCTAACTTTGTGATCTCTGCCTTTGGATCTGGCCTGGAGGACCAGGATATCAAGGCGGCACTAGCGCCGCTGCAATTCCGCGGCGAATTGCCCGTGGTGGACAGGGTGACGATGCAGAGCAGTGTGAAGCAGGTGTTCCTCGGCGGAGATCTCGCTGGAGTGGCCAACACCACAGTGGAGTCGGTCAATGACGGCAAGGTGGCCGCCTGGAGCATTCATTGCCAGCTGCAGGGCCTGCCACTGGACACGCCGGCTGCACTGCCGCTCTTCTACACGGACATCGATGCCGTGGACATATCGGTGGAGATGTGCGGCATCCGGTTCGAGAATCCCTTTGGCCTGGCCTCCGCACCGCCCACCACCAGCACGGCCATGATCCGGCGCGCCTTTGAGCAGGGCTGGGGCTTTGTGGTGACCAAGACTTTCGGTCTGGACAAGGATCTGGTCACGAATGTCTCGCCGCGCATCGTCAGGGGCACCACGTCGGGCTACAAGTATGGACCGCAGCAGGGCTGCTTCCTGAACATCGAACTGATCTCGGAGAAGCGGGCCGAGTACTGGCTGAAATCGATTGGAGAACTGAAGCGTGACTTCCCCGAGAAGATCGTGATTGCCAGCATTATGTGCAGCTTCAACGAGGACGACTGGACGGAGCTGGCCATCAAGGCGGAGCAGTCGGGTGCCGATGCCCTCGAGCTGAATCTATCGTGTCCCCACGGCATGGGCGAACGAGGAATGGGCTTGGCCTGTGGCCAGGATCCCGAGCTGGTGGAGCAGATCTCTCGCTGGGTGCGAAAGGCGGTCAAGCTGCCCTTCTTCATCAAACTAACGCCAAACATCACGGACATCGTTTCCATTGCGGCGGCCGCGAAGCGAGGAGGAGCCGATGGCGGATCGGCCATCAACACCGTTCAGGGACTGATGGGCCTTAAGGCGGACTCCACCGCCTGGCCGGCGATTGGCAAAGAGCAGCGCACCACCTACGGCGGCGTCTCCGGCAATGCCACTCGTCCGATGGCTCTGAAGGCCATCTCCGACATTGCCAACCGTGTACCGGGATTCCCCATTCTCGGCATCGGTGGTATCGATTCCGGCGAGGTTGCGCTGCAGTTCATTCATGCGGGCGCCACTGTTCTGCAGATCTGCTCCTCCGTACAGAACCAGGACTTCACCGTCATCGAGGACTACTGCACGGCCCTGAAGGCACTGCTCTACCTGAAGGCCAATCCGCCACCAGTCGATGGTCCCTTCTGGGATGGCCAGTCACCACCCACTCCGGTCCACCAGAAGGGCAAGCCCGTTGTCCGTTTGACCGGCGAGGGCAAAGCCACGCTGGGTTTCTTTGGTCCCTACCAGCGGCAGCGCGACATCAAGATGGCCGAGCTGCGAAGCCAGAAGGGAGCTCTTTGGGATGCCGAGCAGGTGAAGGGCACTCCTCCGGCGGTCAATGGAGCACCCAACCCGGCGCCGAGAATCAAGGATGTGATCGGAGCGGCGTTAGACAAGATCGGGTCATACAACAAGCTGGATAACAAACAGCAGAAGGTGGCGCTCATCGATGATGTGAGTGTTGAGTTATCATCAAAGTATCCAAATCTCTAATTGCATCCTTGCTTTCCAGGACATGTGCATAAACTGCGGAAAATGCTATATGACCTGCGCCGATTCCGGCTACCAGGCCATCGAATTCGACAAGGACACCCACATTCCGCATGTGAACGACGATTGCACGGGCTGCACACTCTGCGTCTCTGTTTGTCCCATCATCGACTGCATCACGTAGGTTCCCCAAAGTCACCAGCATCGTATACTGGTTAACTAACTATattatgtattcatatattttcaGCATGGTGCCCAAGAAGATTCCGCACGTGATCAAGCGAGGAGTCGAGGAGAAGACCTTCTACACCCACGCTCTCAGCCAGTGCCAGTAAAAGTCCCTAGTTCTACGCGAAATACTGATAGTAAATTCCATCTatataattcaattaaataaaaaaacatgtTTCAAAAGCAACAAATGGGTTTTACCCGTATTTTTTATACGAAAGCCGTTGTAGCGAAAATAACTGAAAAACTATTTTGGTACGATGTTCCTCAATgtctattatatataaataaccAATCAACGTATTTTATAatcattttgattttaaattcgAATTTGAAACTGGCGCGCAACTCAAGTTTTTCCCACCCTTATCGATATCTATCAGCTGATTGTCGAGACCAATTTGtttaacaaaaaaagcaaaaaatcgataaaaaaaatattatgtgCGAAATTAACGAACAGTTAGGCCAATGTCGCAACAACGAAATTTACTTTAATGtttcgaaatatatatataacattaATTATTTACCATGCTAATTTTCTCATCCCTAACATAGACGATACAATCGAATGGGATCAGCTGTTCGTCGATATTCACAAGTTTAGTTTAGAAAAACAACGGAACGGCGTAGGAATCAAGCAGCTGCTGTGCCCCCAAAAAACTAGTCGTCTTTACTTTCAAATAGGCAATAGATCCAGTCTGAAAACAAAATTCAACGTAAAATTCTAAAGCCATAGAAAATCCGTCATTATTTGAAAGCGTCCGCAGTGCACAGCGCTCCAAATCCAATTCCACCATCCAAGGTAAGCACCCATCGTCGTATTGCATCTCGCATCCAAAATAGCACTGATTGCCAGCAGATTCTACGCATTTGCAGAAGCCTATGATATAATAATGTCTCGATCATTGAGTCGCGTATTGGGTACCAACTGGGCGCCATCCCTGTCCTTTTCACATCCCATATATCGGGGATCCAACACACTGAACGATCTACTGCGCACCAAGGTGGCCACCACGACCATAATTCCGGTGGCTACATACTCCAAGCGTAATGGCCCACCGTCGGATGCCGGCGGATTGTTCAAAACCGTTAAGTCGCGGGATctcgacgacgacgatgagcTGAATAGTTTGGAGAGCGAGCCCAACTGGGAACTGACCGCCGAAAGGGGCAATCGCTTCTATCTGCCAAATGGCGTAGGGCCAGCCTGGCAGGGCGACAGCACCACCGTCGGTCTGGCCGAGCCGCTTGGCCACCTGGTCAACTTTTTTAAGGGTCCCAATACGGACAAATCGCACCTGGAATTCACCTGCCAAAATTGTCCCTTGCTTATCCGCTTGCCGCTCTTGGAGCTCTTCCCGGTACCCGTCGTCGCACAGCAGTGCACAAACATCACCATGCTTGTTCTCAGCCACGAAGGAGACATCGAAATGGGCGCCGCCAAGGTGAGAAATCAGTTTTATTCACGCATCCGGACTGTAGCGGGAAATCACACTGCAGTGTATTTGGATGAGGAATGACCTCGTTATTGCCCTGATCATTTGTTTACATGCAATCAAACCAGTTTCGCACGTTGAAAGCTCGGTGGTTGACCTTCCTTAAGTTTGGAACCCAATTTTAAATAAGCCATAAGCCATTTTCAATCATTTGTTATTAGTTTTAGATTTAGCTAATTAGTTTAGAATTGGGTAAGCATGCAGAAAAGTTAGTTTGTTGGAATTTACCTATCATCTACACGAGTATATCTACAATACACCACATACATAACTAATGCCGACTCCCTTTGCAGTTTGTGCTGGCAGCGCGTGAGATGTGCGATCGCCTGCTATCGTACGGCTACTGGGCGGACTTCATCAATCCGTTTAGCGGACGGCCGTATTTTCTACCGCGGGAAGGGGTTAATCTGTACAGGCAGGACTCACGCTTCCGTGGTCTAAACATGCGGATGTCGGAACAGAACCGTTGCACAGTGATTTCCGCTGAGGAGAACGACAGCACCCGCTTCTCGGGCACCATCTACACCACAGCGCCGAATCACTATGGGCAGCTGCTGAAGCTGATTGTGCCGCAGTCGCACAAGGCTGCCCAATGACGCGGATGGTCGACGAAGTTGATGCCATTGGAGTTAGACTCCAAATAATGATGCCGTAGCCTTTTAAGCGATAATGACTGTGTTAACTGTTTAGGTTTCCCGTTTCGACACTGTATATAGCCGACAATGCTGGTGTTATATGCTGCGAAATATAATCGATAAGAATGTTAAGAGCTTGTTTTCCTAGACCACGGCCATCTGTTGGCAGTGCCGCTCGATCTCCTTGAGACGATTGATCAGCGACTGTAGCTCCTCGGCGTTGCAGACAAACTCAACGATGGTCACCCGCTCGCCGCTGCTCTGCCGGAAGTGGCCCAGATTGATGTGGAAGCAGGCCGCGCCCGTGCTGCAGTCAGAGGTGGAGGACTTCACGTCGCACACGATGCGCCACTGGATGTCGGTAATATGCGGAAAACTATGGCCTATCTGCAGTTGTCGGAGAATCAGATCTTTGCGGCTGTCCTCGTACACGCGACTCAGCTCGTCCACGGCAGCTGTATCGAGGTTGAgttgctccagctgctggcGCAGTTGGAGGCCATCCCAGCCGTGCTTGGTGCCCAGGGCGAAGAGGGTGACCACCGCGTACTCGCTCTGTTTGGCGCAGGCGGCATTCTTGGCATACAGCTCGGGCACGGGAGCAATGGCTGTGGGGGTGTACAAATGGATTAGGTCATGGACTACACGAAGCACCAACTTCCAACTCACTGGCATCTGGATGAAGCGTCAGTTTCAAGGAATTGGCAATGAGCAGTTTGGTGAGTGGCAGCGAAATGATGGCACCCAGGTTCTTTAAGCCGGCCACCACAGTGGGGGAAATAAGGGCAGTTTGCTCGTCGTCTGTGTTCAGGGCAGAGGAACTTCCTGGCGACGCGTCCATATGTGATAGCTTAAATTCCTTGGCTAtttattaaaacaaagcaatatttatgaaattgaACCGATTGTAAACAAGAAATGCGCCTAACAGCACAGCTAACAGTCTTAACAGCAGCTTTTAAGAGTGCACAACAGCGATGTTACTGTTAAGGCAGTGCGCCCTCGCTAAAGTTGAAAAAGAACCTAGTCCCATGTATTAGAGTGTCTATTAGAGGTAATTTGTATACAGATACAACAAATGATATCTAACGATTTAAATTAAGTTGAGCTGTTGATAGCAAATAAATGGTTTGATTTTACAGATATAAATAATTGTGCTTAAGTATTTAGCTTGAATGTAAACATTTCCCAATTGTTGTTGTCGTGGTAACAGCTAACAACTTAACAGAAGAGAACCGGAACTAGTTTCACGAGCCATGTTAACTCcacctaataatttattgatcCAAATGCactatttactatttacaaatcCAGACCTTGCTGCTACACCTTGTAGAAGCACTCCCTGGCCTGTGGCTCGCATTTGTCGTAGGGTTTCAGCATGGCATCACCTCGAGCCACCTTGCCGCCGGCATCGATCTCGTCCAGCTCCGCATCGGGCACACAGGCGCACTGGAAGCTCTTGTTGCCGCGACTGTACAGCTTGCGGGGATAACCGATCCAGGAGCGCTCCTTGCCATCGCCGCTGGTCGTGGTGCACCAGACGCGAGTGCCGCGCTCCTCGCTCCATTCGATATTGCAGCCGGGATACCGGGCGCGCAGTTCCTCCACCTGTCGCTTGGCATCTCGCGCCTGCTCCAGCAGTTGCAGGAACTTATGATGATAGGTGGTCAGGGCGCCCTTCTCATCGTAGAAGCGCCCAATTACCCGTCCCTTGTAGACGTAGTCCTTTTGGTAGAAATCCCGCCATCCGGCCAAACCAATCAGGTCGTCCGGCTTTAGGGTCAACACATCGTCGGCCGTTTTCGGATCGTATGTCTCAAAGTCACCGGAAATAAAGGACACGGAGGCGTCGCGACCCACGAAGAAGTTGTAGCTGCAACCGGATCCGTAGTGCTTGATCCCGCGGCTCACATCGAAGACGGAGCCGAGGAGAGCCAGGTAAAGCGGACGACCCTCTTCCTCGCCATTGAATTTGGCCAGCTCGGCCGGTGTGAAGAGCGTGCCGACATTGTCGGCAGCTTGAAATTCCAGAGGAAAGCTCGCATCCTGTTCAGCTTGGTCCAGGTAGTTGTCCGTTTGGCGACGCAGGAACTGCCTAATCTCTGTGTGGTAAATTCCGCCCAGAACGGCCGCCACAACgaaaagaaattgaaatttgaacAGGTGTCGCAGCAATCCGAACATCTTGCCGTTTCACAGTGCGGAACCAAAACTGGTTCCACTTGAAATTGAAACTAGCGTACGGTTAAGGTGACCATGCCAGGTAAAAGGCCGGTAAACCGGtttgaatttaaaatgttgtgttttacatttttgtaTAGTAATGTTAGTTTTTCAATTAActcaattatttatatttatatatgaatGTCTGCGATTTTGTTCAGCAAATGTTTGGAACATTTTTGAAGCttgaaatttgaaataaattccttctaaaatgttaaaacacaaataaataacaaataactcaaaaaaaaaaaaaataactagCATTTGGCACAGAacatgcatattttttatttgcaaaatccAGGTAAATGAGTTTCTGATCACCTAGCGACGACGAGAGACGCAGGCGTCGATGTGGTTGTTGACCTCCTGGAGGCCGAGCACCGCCTGCGAGGATGCGGAGTGGGTGCACACATTGCCATCGGCGAAGACGGCGGGGATGCGTTCGCTGGTCGACTGACGGATGGTCTTGATGGAGGAGCGCGCACTGACCAGATAGACGGTGGCCTGGACATAGAACTTGGCCATGCAGGTCTGCTTCAGCACGGAGTTCTTGTACGAGTTGCACTTGTTGTAGGTGCTGCCCAAGCTGTAGCCACCAAAGACCAGTTGCTGGGTGGCGGCATTCACATCGGAGGCAATTTCGGCGGATGTGTGGGCAGCCACAACGCCGCAGGCATGCAGATCCTCATGGGCGGCATTCACGATGCGGGTGATCTCCTCATCCTCGGAGGCCACGCACTCGGGACTCTCCTCTCGGCGCGACTCCACCTGCTCGACGGCTGCCTCCAACTCGTGCTGCGGCTCCAGGACGATCTCATCGTACTGCTGCACCAGTGCCTCGCCGGTCGACTTGCCAATGCTGGCCACCTCATCCACCACGCTGCGCACCTCGGCGTCCAG encodes:
- the LOC6619785 gene encoding uncharacterized protein LOC6619785: MSRSLSRVLGTNWAPSLSFSHPIYRGSNTLNDLLRTKVATTTIIPVATYSKRNGPPSDAGGLFKTVKSRDLDDDDELNSLESEPNWELTAERGNRFYLPNGVGPAWQGDSTTVGLAEPLGHLVNFFKGPNTDKSHLEFTCQNCPLLIRLPLLELFPVPVVAQQCTNITMLVLSHEGDIEMGAAKFVLAAREMCDRLLSYGYWADFINPFSGRPYFLPREGVNLYRQDSRFRGLNMRMSEQNRCTVISAEENDSTRFSGTIYTTAPNHYGQLLKLIVPQSHKAAQ
- the LOC6619786 gene encoding dihydropyrimidine dehydrogenase [NADP(+)] yields the protein MSPPQLLSKDSPDIEDLLSLNPRVKTQCSVVATKQTKENKKHWKRNADHAAPPCTTLANDFSDIKHTTLSERGALEEAARCLKCADAPCQKSCPTQLDIKSFITSIANKNFYGAAKAIFSDNPLGLTCGMVCPTSDLCVGGCNLQASEAGPINIGGLQQFATEVFKKMGVRQRRTPQAEANPLSQKIALVGGGPASLSCATFLARLGYRDVTIYERRSYLGGLSAAEIPQYRLPIDAVNFEIDLVRDLGVRIETGRSLATKDLTIQGLLSSGHDAVFVGIGLPEPKLNPIFAGLQPSNGFYTSKNFLPLVSDGSKPGLCACKAAAGLPKLHGNVIVLGAGDTAFDCATSALRCGARRVFVVFRKGSSGIRAVPEEVELARDERCELLPYLSPRKVIVKDGLITAMEFCRTEQNENDEWVEDEEQTQRLKANFVISAFGSGLEDQDIKAALAPLQFRGELPVVDRVTMQSSVKQVFLGGDLAGVANTTVESVNDGKVAAWSIHCQLQGLPLDTPAALPLFYTDIDAVDISVEMCGIRFENPFGLASAPPTTSTAMIRRAFEQGWGFVVTKTFGLDKDLVTNVSPRIVRGTTSGYKYGPQQGCFLNIELISEKRAEYWLKSIGELKRDFPEKIVIASIMCSFNEDDWTELAIKAEQSGADALELNLSCPHGMGERGMGLACGQDPELVEQISRWVRKAVKLPFFIKLTPNITDIVSIAAAAKRGGADGGSAINTVQGLMGLKADSTAWPAIGKEQRTTYGGVSGNATRPMALKAISDIANRVPGFPILGIGGIDSGEVALQFIHAGATVLQICSSVQNQDFTVIEDYCTALKALLYLKANPPPVDGPFWDGQSPPTPVHQKGKPVVRLTGEGKATLGFFGPYQRQRDIKMAELRSQKGALWDAEQVKGTPPAVNGAPNPAPRIKDVIGAALDKIGSYNKLDNKQQKVALIDDDMCINCGKCYMTCADSGYQAIEFDKDTHIPHVNDDCTGCTLCVSVCPIIDCITMVPKKIPHVIKRGVEEKTFYTHALSQCQ
- the LOC6619784 gene encoding COMM domain-containing protein 3, giving the protein MDASPGSSSALNTDDEQTALISPTVVAGLKNLGAIISLPLTKLLIANSLKLTLHPDATIAPVPELYAKNAACAKQSEYAVVTLFALGTKHGWDGLQLRQQLEQLNLDTAAVDELSRVYEDSRKDLILRQLQIGHSFPHITDIQWRIVCDVKSSTSDCSTGAACFHINLGHFRQSSGERVTIVEFVCNAEELQSLINRLKEIERHCQQMAVV
- the LOC6619782 gene encoding uncharacterized protein LOC6619782, which produces MKQYAVAIILTLFVASGWTQPLDMPSQLDAEVRSVVDEVASIGKSTGEALVQQYDEIVLEPQHELEAAVEQVESRREESPECVASEDEEITRIVNAAHEDLHACGVVAAHTSAEIASDVNAATQQLVFGGYSLGSTYNKCNSYKNSVLKQTCMAKFYVQATVYLVSARSSIKTIRQSTSERIPAVFADGNVCTHSASSQAVLGLQEVNNHIDACVSRRR
- the LOC6619783 gene encoding neuferricin homolog, yielding MFGLLRHLFKFQFLFVVAAVLGGIYHTEIRQFLRRQTDNYLDQAEQDASFPLEFQAADNVGTLFTPAELAKFNGEEEGRPLYLALLGSVFDVSRGIKHYGSGCSYNFFVGRDASVSFISGDFETYDPKTADDVLTLKPDDLIGLAGWRDFYQKDYVYKGRVIGRFYDEKGALTTYHHKFLQLLEQARDAKRQVEELRARYPGCNIEWSEERGTRVWCTTTSGDGKERSWIGYPRKLYSRGNKSFQCACVPDAELDEIDAGGKVARGDAMLKPYDKCEPQARECFYKV